The Fusarium oxysporum Fo47 chromosome II, complete sequence genome includes a region encoding these proteins:
- a CDS encoding fungal-specific transcription factor domain-containing protein has protein sequence MSRIDTPALPQAVQERGSLRTLEKGKSQFIGSSSGIYFVNTVRRAFISANTRLSSRLLDTTHPTPEECIVADGEDEQQRTNESSTDASLLPSSFCYGPGIPAGLGRPPQPEVAKQLFMTYFQTWHRFFPFLHGPTILKNMEDLYSSFDQHGAASEPITPRVPMTLSRALILQCIFNLASLHDSSQLPIASEIQKPTDVLSYLPGLAVKGDLVSIQALFAAGLLLVARMSLRAAAVVSGLLSRAVFLAGLHRCPCRYAKLTADDCDIRKRLFWCIYVFDRYLSQALGHPLGIQDSDIDVCPLNGPELHHPQLFPTVPSSHNDVTSPFSERSANSPSSQFRDIPISSRRSETGSGRATSEDNSSQKHHRHSSLSFQVQYSHLLGRALELFHKSLHIRSIDSGSILTLQTDINALWNALPSSLQEFDLSSNASTDGNQTQTFNESAHFILLHSQLVLLIHRPRLSLEPSTPEFQSAIQICISEAREIIKIINKQHNAGYALFWPGYLSVTWMAGIVLAFACQLRLYSVEKGKREIAMCLEALLHMSERWKLAKNCHAVLSGLTEAFQEMEHTAKRPAFDILDSTSNSVHPPSIQEPVGRDSVCSTVNSETRPRKRARPDPESRSRSNQNNDGSGQPSNQISTNIVSASADEPLGYSFGTFNATGTAIEDDFQSVGDPGRLSNWESGMPDLLAGVTWESLLGGINQDDPTWDNAFF, from the exons ATGTCGCGCATTGATACACCCGCCTTGCCACAAGCTGTCCAGGAAAGGGGCTCCCTGCGCACGCTGGAGAAGGGCAAAAGTCAATTCATCGGCAGCTCCAGTGGCATCTACTTTGTAAACACAGTCCGACGAGCCTTCATAAGTGCCAACACGCGGCTGTCGTCTCGTCTTCTCGATACGACGCACCCGACTCCTGAGGAATGCATCGTTGCTGACGGTGAGGATGAGCAGCAAAGAACCAACGAGTCTTCTACGGATGCCTCTCTACTACCGTCTTCTTTTTGCTATGGCCCTGGAATACCTGCTGGGCTCGGCAGACCGCCTCAGCCGGAAGTTGCAAAGCAGCTTTTCATGACGTATTTCCAGACATGGCATCGCTTCTTTCCCTTTTTGCACGGTCCAACTATCCTTAAGAACATGGAGGATCTGTATAGTTCTTTTGATCAACACGGTGCAGCTTCAGAGCCCATCACGCCAAGGGTCCCAATGACACTTTCAAGAGCCCTCATCCTGCAGTGCATCTTCAATCTCGCAAGCCTGCATGACAGCAGCCAACTCCCAATAGCATCCGAGATCCAAAAGCCTACCGACGTGCTCTCTTATCTTCCTGGCCTTGCAGTCAAGGGAGATCTTGTTTCTATCCAAGCCCTTTTTGCGGCTGGTCTGCTCCTGGTCGCTCGCATGTCTCTCCGTGCAGCTGCGGTTGTCAGTGGCCTTCTATCCCGAGCCGTCTTTCTGGCAGGTCTTCATCGTTGTCCTTGCCGCTATGCAAAGCTTACAGCGGATGATTGTGATATTAGAAAGAGGCTTTTCTGGTGTATCTATGTCTTTGATCGGTATCTCTCCCAGGCTCTTGGGCACCCGTTGGGAATCCAAGACTCTGATATAGATGTCTGTCCGTTGAATGGGCCTGAGCTTCACCACCCTCAGCTATTTCCCACTGTCCCTTCAAGTCATAATGACGTTACTTCGCCATTTTCTGAGCGCTCAGCGAACTCGCCCAGTAGCCAGTTCAGGGATATTCCCATCTCCTCAAGACGGAGTGAAACAGGTTCAGGCAGGGCAACAAGCGAGGACAACTCTAGTCAGAagcatcatcgtcattcAAGTTTATCCTTTCAGGTCCAATACTCGCATCTTCTTGGTCGTGCCCTGGAGCTCTTCCACAAATCACTTCATATTCGATCCATCGACAGCGGGTCAATTCTCACACTTCAAACAGACATCAACGCATTGTGGAATGCACTTCCTTCATCTCTACAAGAATTTGATCTCTCATCTAATGCTAGTACTGACGGAAACCAAACTCAAACTTTCAATGAATCGGCACACTTCATCCTGCTCCACAGCCAATTAGTACTTTTAATTCATCGCCCTAGGCTATCTCTAGAGCCATCTACCCCAGAGTTCCAGTCCGCGATCCAAATCTGCATCAGCGAAGCGCGAGAgataattaaaattataaacAAGCAGCACAATGCAGGGTATGCTCTGTTCTGGCCGGGCTATCTCTCCGTCACATGGATGGCCGGCATCGTGTTGGCCTTTGCATGCCAACTGCGGCTCTACTCGGTGGAGAAAGGCAAGAG GGAGATTGCTATGTGCCTTGAGGCCCTGCTTCATATGTCCGAGCGATGGAAGCTTGCAAAGAATTGCCACGCTGTTCTCTCGGGTCTTACAGAAGCTTTCCAGGAGATGGAGCATACTGCAAAGAGACCGGCGTTTGATATCTTGGATTCTACATCCAATTCTGTACATCCACCCTCTATTCAAGAACCCGTAGGCAGGGACTCAGTATGTTCTACTGTGAACTCTGAAACTCGTCCCAGGAAAAGAGCAAGGCCAGATCCGGAATCGCGTTCCAGGTCAAATCAAAACAACGATGGATCTGGACAGCCTTCTAATCAAATATCTACCAATATCGTCAGCGCGTCCGCGGACGAACCACTGGGATACAGCTTTGGAACTTTTAATGCTACGGGCACGGCCATTGAAGATGACTTCCAATCTGTTGGTGATCCAGGCAGACTAAGTAATTGGGAGAGTGGGATGCCTGACCTGCTGGCTGGCGTTACTTGGGAATCACTGCTGGGAGGTATTAATCAGGATGATCCAACTTGGGATAATGCATTTTTCTAA
- a CDS encoding lactate/malate dehydrogenase has translation MTKIALLGAAGQIGTPLSLLCKASNLFTEIALYDLVHTPGIATDLNHIDTKATVSGFLPADDGLAKALSGADIVVVTAGIARKPGMTRDDLFNTNASIIRGIFTQVAKTCPKAISCIITNPVNSTVPVAAETLRTAGVFEPARLFGVTTLDVVRASTFAAHALGGDADPTSIKVPVIGGHSGATILPLYSQAQPPIDLGAELPNVINRVQFGGDEIVKSKKGAGSATTCMAYAGFRFVKALLTASSGTPAIEEAYVYLPGISGGKEISTQLQVDYFSVKVKLGEQGAREVLPIGNLSDDERILLEKAVEELRVNIQTGLSFVAGK, from the exons ATGACAAAGATTGCTCTTCTTGGTGCTGCTGGTCAGATTGGGACCCCTCTTAGTCTCCTTTGCAAAGCT AGCAATCTCTTTACGGAAATCGCCCTCTACGATCTCGTCCATACACCTGGCATTGCCACCGATCTCAACCACATTGACACCAAAGCGACTGTCTCTGGCTTTTTACCTGCTGATGATGGGTTGGCCAAGGCACTCAGCGGAGCCGACATTGTCGTCGTCACTGCTGGGATTGCCAGGAAACCAGGAATGACTCGGGATG ACCTGTTCAAT ACCAACGCTTCAATCATTAGAGGCATCTTCACCCAAGTTGCAAAGACCTGCCCGAAGGCCATTTCGTGTATCATTACCAATCCAGTGAACTCAACAGTTCCAGTTGCAGCCGAGACTTTGCGTACAGCCGGTGTATTTGAACCCGCGCGCCTTTTCGGCGTAACTACTTTGGATGTCGTGCGAGCGTCAACATTTGCTGCACACGCTCTTGGCGGCGACGCCGATCCTACCAGCATCAAAGTCCCCGTTATCGGTGGCCACAGCGGTGCTACCATTCTTCCTCTCTACAGCCAGGCTCAGCCCCCTATTGACCTCGGTGCCGAACTACCAAACGTTATAAACC GTGTACaatttggtggtgatgaaaTCGTGAAGAGCAAGAAAGGAGCCGGCAGTGCTACGACTTGTATGGCTTATGCGGGTTTCAGATTTGTCAAGGCCCTGCTTACCGCGAGTTCCGGAACCCCAGCCATCGAAGAGGCTTATGTCTATCTGCCAGGGATCAGTGGAGGAAAGGAGATCTCGACCCAGCTTCAGGTCGACTACTTTTCCGTCAAAGTCAAGCTGGGTGAGCAAGGAGCACGTGAGGTCCTTCCTATTGGCAATTTGTCAGATGATGAAAGGATCCTCCTTGAAAAGGCTGTTGAAGAGCTGAGGGTGAACATCCAAACGGGTTTATCATTCGTAGCTGGAAAATAA
- a CDS encoding 2-hydroxyacid dehydrogenase UNK4.10: MQTPKPFILFFSPVRHAKAAYEELQEVARVEVVTSTNRQEFFKDIQDKYKDIHVIYRTSASGAVAGNFDVEFIEHLPPSCKFICHNGAGYDQIDVKACADRGITVTYAPDPVTNATADLALWLLLGSLRQLNPSLGSLRRGNFKTGIDFGRDPEGKVLGILGMGRIGRALKARCEPFGIITQYHNRSELPPDQAAGATYVSFEKLISESDMISINIPLNAQTRHLIGAEQITRMKDGVIIINTARGAVIDENALAEALDSGKIAAVGLDVYEHEPMINERLLKNERALLVPHLGTHTVETLTKMETCAMKNARRAVLGEPLLTPVPEHAGLQRSPSNCTRDV, encoded by the exons ATGCAGACACCCAAACCcttcattctcttcttcagcccGGTTAGGCACGCCAAGGCAGCATATGAAGAGCTGCAGGAGGTCGCCAGAGTTGAGGTGGTCACCAGCACGAACAGGCAAGAATTCTTCAAGGATATTCAGGACAAGTATAAGGACATTCATGTGATTTACAGGACATCAGCAAGTGGTGCT GTTGCTGGGAACTTCGACGTCGAGTTCATTGAGCATCTCCCACCGAGCTGCAAGTTTATTTGTCACAACGGAGCAG GATATGATCAAATTGATGTCAAGGCTTGCGCCGATCGAGGAATTACCGTCACCTACGCGCCTGACCCCGTCACCAATGCCACAGCCGACCTGGCTCTATGGCTATTGCTGGGATCATTGCGGCAACTCAACCCATCCCTTGGCTCTTTACGCAGGGGAAACTTCAAGACGGGAATTGATTTCGGCCGTGATCCAGAAGGCAAAGTGTTAGGTATCCTGGGAATGGGCCGAATTGGGCGTGCCCTCAAAGCGCGATGTGAGCCCTTCGGTATCATCACACAATATCACAACCGCTCAGAACTGCCCCCTGACCAAGCAGCGGGTGCGACATATGTATCTTTCGAAAAGCTGATTTCTGAGAGTGATATGATCAGCATTAACATTCCGCTGAACGCTCAGACAAGGCATCTCATTGGCGCCGAACAAATCACCAGGATGAAGGATGGAGTCATCATTATCAACACCGCTCGAGGTGCCGTCATTGACGAAAATGCACTGGCTGAGGCACTAGATTCGGGTAAAATTGCTGCTGTTGGCCTGGATGTTTATGAGCATGAACCTATGATCAACGAACGCCTCTTGAAGAACGAGAGGGCTCTTCTTGTGCCACATTTGGGAACGCACACGGTAGAGACTCTGACAAAAATGGAGACATGTGCTATGAAGAATGCGCGACGGGCTGTTTTGGGGGAGCCTCTTCTTACACCTGTTCCAGAGCACGCTGGGCTGCAACGATCTCCTAGCAACTGTACCAGAGATGTCTAG
- a CDS encoding kinase-like domain-containing protein, with product MYTLRPLNNIISEKYKQIGRPRKMKLWTEQWKDGELVMPMKPKEELIGDFIVLGDFGLAHKAGTSTQKMQSPPTYCAPERVHNINPSYGSDIWSYMCIFFELYTGTYLFQGWSHASVVSSIVLALGPLPESWKGTYHVGGSGEDKWYDQNWQMDPESYLKERITQLRPDVGARELELVLSILRRGLVYQHENRITAAELLDHDSFKGLMCMYAQ from the coding sequence ATGTACACTCTACGACCTCTCAATAACATTATATCTGAAAAGTACAAGCAAATCGGGAGACCGAGAAAAATGAAACTATGGACTGAGCAGTGGAAAGATGGCGAACTGGTTATGCCAATGAAGCCAAAAGAGGAACTCATAGGAGATTTCATCGTTCTCGGTGACTTTGGTCTAGCTCACAAAGCTGGTACATCGACTCAGAAGATGCAATCACCTCCTACATACTGCGCTCCTGAGCGGGTACATAACATCAACCCGTCTTATGGCTCTGATATTTGGAGTTACATGTGCATCTTCTTCGAACTGTATACAGGAACGTATCTATTCCAAGGTTGGAGTCATGCATCAGTGGTTTCATCCATTGTTCTTGCCCTTGGTCCCCTTCCAGAGTCTTGGAAGGGAACATACCACGTCGGTGGCTCGGGTGAGGATAAATGGTATGACCAGAATTGGCAAATGGATCCAGAGTCTTATCTGAAGGAGAGGATCACTCAGCTTCGTCCTGATGTTGGCGCAAGGGAGTTGGAGCTGGTATTGTCGATACTACGAAGGGGACTTGTCTACCAACACGAGAACCGAATCACAGCAGCGGAGCTTCTGGACCACGACTCATTCAAAGGACTCATGTGCATGTATGCACAGTAA
- a CDS encoding amidohydrolase family-domain-containing protein, translating to MSSTILTNGRFVGDDDSHRECMIVEGSQIAYIGSENDKAVQDAKSQGAEILDLGNRVVLPGFIDSHVHLLFFGLSQQKLDLGGCKSLQEIRQRITDFAAANPDLPKILCRGWLQSATDGVALAAMIDDIDPRPIFIDSNDLHSAWCNTAALKELPIDEIKAKCPEHLTCDEDGNPTGLLAEWAVTAFIWPFLIQSLSMDDKLEALERAVQAYSAEGYTGVIDMAMDAVAWEALQTLRERKGINLHIAAHWFVPYEADEKVLDEKIQEAIDMHSRFHPSKSPEFCIVGVKLMCDGVVDGCTAALSYPYGESTDLIQPLWPGEAMNRVLSQITKAGMQCAIHAIGDVAVSQAISAIASTNNPTARHRIEHLEMATTEDARRLGSLGITASVQPVHSDPAILEGYEKLVKPSAWKHCFPYKECLDGHANVAIGTDAPTARHLPFPNLYNATTRKSALEPERETVTNGDSALTLEQAVRGATYGAAYSRFAEGWTGRLEKGLRADFMVLPGAVKVDGLLEMKVDETWFRGERVYKNNRVDMTMYSRPDQQANFCYPRPPHPVITLTSYCPYLISNSPITMSRSRTGCSTCKRRHRKCDETKPTCLECQKNNLTCEGYALKLQWDVGVASRGKLTGASLPVLGAGNERKRERGLEIDGAEGSFGQFQALPLGQVEASGLGSEVLMDMEYPVIETEEPQWLQRRSDQEKQLFKEFIQKTVFLFYSTSTEDPFPLELQRLALQNEPLYLGLIATHVYNTNPRNPPPLFHDLCNQSLRLFREQLSRFDGTLDGGLINAGVFLCTLHLFQGIPWTAHLNHMMWVYHLFPQSKNAHRIGDLEYRFSLEAMAIMDIPTFVRGRDTPTLGIWGFLRSAQKASSTGLVGGVESVSGLPRSLLDIFGRMAHEDVEKALADWEGHEGSIPHVHLWEAFRLSGILLSRRHKRTHSDSPSNEILREEYAHILATNSMLYPYTAARLEVTILQTRPTWVQTLRRCGSICDAYRDTPNALILEEILDKALERGDNDVDLDKETKLRGVELSRSEIILVPTPSQDPNDPLNWSKRRKAWNFTLVLAVTVAFFSAIVMQMVLWQQMIIDMHVTYDQLNYGVAFNSAGLALGSFLFIPLARKYGSRPCYILSTGLMAAVSWWSGRMETVGEMYVTNFLSGLAASINETISEITRGTANGFYIMAVMVGQFVCPCIVGVQAAAQDWRWIYYTTGIVLTVLFLLFIFFFEETKFIPVTIGETRNTSSQGTPSLKNPKDDPTQADIQDSDLNSETHPPRLTYKQRMRFITRTDEPLWRNYLVPLKMFLFPHVLFSALQVASCVAFLILLTSSISMIFSAPPYNFNTAGAGLMSLGPFVGNFLGSVYGGVLGDWVVVKLAKRNKGIFEPEMRLYILLLPALLMGGGLVLFGISADKGWHWIYPSIGGAMFGFGMASMIDISCTIVIDIYQTLTAEAFISVTFIRNIPSIGVPFGVVGWISSIGISKLFIISGCIATLVCLLFIPCAIWGRRVRENTWQMYQSVRELKGAARH from the exons ATGTCTTCAACGATTCTCACCAATGGCCGTTTCGTCGGCGATGATGACTCGCATCGAGAGTGCATGATCGTCGAAGGATCTCAAATCGCCTACATCGGGTCCGAAAACGACAAAGCAGTCCAAGACGCAAAATCTCAAGGCGCAGAAATTCTGGATCTTGGCAATCGCGTCGTTCTTCCTGGTTTTATCGACAGTCATGTTCATCTTTTATTCTTCGGTCTATCACAGCAAAAACTCGATCTTGGGGGTTGTAAATCCCTACAAGAGATTCGACAGCGTATAACAGACTTTGCCGCTGCAAATCCTGACCTACCCAAGATCCTGTGCAGAGGATGGCTTCAATCTGCGACGGACGGAGTTGCTCTTGCGGCTATGATTGATGATATTGACCCACGACCTATTTTTATCGATTCGAATGACCTTCACTCCGCGTGGTGCAACACTGCTGCTTTGAAAGAACTTCcaattgatgagatcaaggcGAAGTGCCCGGAGCATCTTACATGCGATGAGGATGGCAACCCGACTGGACTTTTGGCAGAATGGGCCGTCACAGCATTTATCTGGCCCTTTTTGATTCAATCACTGTCCATGGACGATAAACTTGAAGCCCTGGAACGAGCCGTTCAAGCTTACTCTGCTGAAGGCTACACTGGCGTTATCGACATGGCGATGGATGCAGTAGCTTGGGAGGCGTTACAGACGTTGCGAGAGAGGAAGGGGATCAATCTTCACATCGCAGCTCATTGGTTCGTTCCATAcgaagctgatgagaaggTACTCGATGAGAAGATCCAAGAAGCTATCGACATGCACAGTAGATTCCATCCTTCAAAATCGCCAGAGTTCTGTATCGTGGGCGTTAAGCTTATGTGCGATGGTGTCGTTGATGGCTGCACAGCTGCATTGTCTTATCCCTACGGCGAATCAACTGATCTGATTCAACCTCTATGGCCCGGCGAAGCAATGAACCGCGTTCTTTCACAAATCACGAAAGCTGGAATGCAATGCGCCATCCATGCTATAGGCGACGTAGCAGTCTCCCAAGCCATCTCCGCCATCGCAAGCACCAACAATCCCACCGCGCGTCACCGCATCGAACATCTCGAGATGGCCACCACCGAAGACGCCCGACGTCTCGGCAGCCTAGGAATCACAGCCTCCGTACAACCAGTCCACAGCGATCCCGCCATTCTCGAAGGCTACGAAAAGCTGGTGAAACCCTCAGCGTGGAAACACTGCTTCCCCTACAAAGAATGTCTCGACGGACACGCGAATGTCGCTATTGGTACAGATGCACCTACGGCGCGACATTTACCGTTCCCGAACTTGTATAATGCTACGACGAGAAAGTCGGCGCTGGAGCCTGAGAGGGAGACGGTTACTAATGGGGATAGTGCGTTGACGCTGGAGCAGGCTGTGAGGGGGGCGACGTATGGGGCTGCGTATTCGAGATTTGCGGAGGGCTGGACGGGGAGGTTGGAGAAGGGGTTGAGGGCGGATTTTATGGTGTTACCAGGGGCTGTGAAAGTCGATGGGTTATTGGAGATGAAGGTTGATGAGACGTGGTTTCGGGGTGAGAGGGTTTATAAGAA TAATCGAGTAGACATGACGATGTATTCTCGGCCCGACCAACAAGCTAATTTCTGCTACCCCAGACCGCCCCATCCCGTTATCACTCTAACATCATACTGCCCATATCTTATCTCCAACTCACCCATAACAATGTCACGCTCAAGAACTGGCTGTTCAACATGCAAAAGACGCCATCGAAAATGTGACGAGACAAAACCAACATGTCTCGAATGTCAAAAGAATAACCTCACCTGCGAAGGCTATGCTCTTAAGTTACAGTGGGATGTAGGGGTTGCGTCGAGGGGAAAGCTTACTGGTGCTTCACTTCCTGTTCTGGGCGCTGGTaatgagaggaagagggagagggggcTGGAGATTGATGGTGCGGAGGGGTCTTTTGGGCAGTTCCAGGCTTTGCCACTTGGACAAGTGGAGGCGAGTGGCCTGGGATCGGAGGTTTTGATGGACATGGAGTATCCAGTAATCGAGACTGAAGAACCGCAGTGGCTCCAAAGAAGAAGTGACCAAGAAAAACAACTCTTCAAAGAAT TTATACAAAAAACCGTCTTTCTCTTCTACTCTACCTCTACAGAAGACCCATTCCCTCTTGAACTCCAACGCCTCGCCCTCCAAAACGAACCACTGTATCTCGGGCTAATTGCCACCCACGTATACAACACCAATCCTCGAAACCCACCACCTTTATTTCATGATCTCTGTAATCAAAGTCTCCGTCTTTTTCGCGAGCAGCTAAGTCGGTTTGATGGGACGTTGGATGGGGGTCTGATCAACGCTGGTGTCTTCCTCTGCACACTCCAC TTGTTCCAAGGGATCCCCTGGACGGCGCATTTGAATCACATGATGTGGGTATACCACCTGTTCCCGCAGTCCAAAAACGCTCATCGAATTGGGGATCTGGAATATCGCTTTTCGCTTGAGGCCATGGCGATAATGGATATTCCCACTTTTGTTCGCGGGCGCGACACACCGACGCTTGGAATCTGGGGTTTTCTCCGCTCGGCTCAGAAAGCGTCTTCAACGGGGCTAGTTGGCGGTGTCGAAAGTGTCTCGGGCTTACCGCGAAGTCTACTCGATATCTTCGGTCGAATGGCACATGAAGATGTGGAGAAGGCCCTTGCGGATTGGGAGGGCCATGAGGGGTCTATTCCGCATGTTCATCTCTGGGAAGCCTTTCGGCTATCAGGCATACTATTGAGTCGACGACATAAGCGCACACATTCTGACTCACCATCCAACGAGATACTC CGTGAAGAATACGCCCACATCCTCGCTACGAACAGCATGCTGTATCCCTACACCGCAGCCCGTCTCGAAGTAACTATTCTGCAAACACGACCAACCTGGGTACAAACACTACGCCGATGCGGCAGTATCTGTGACGCATACCGCGACACACCTAATGCACTAATTCTAGAGGAAATACTAGATAAGGCGTTGGAAAGGGGCGAtaatgatgttgatcttgataAAGAGACGAAATTGAGAGGCGTTGAGTTGA GTCGCTCTGAGATTATTCTAGTTCCAACACCCTCACAGGATCCCAACGATCCTCTG AACTGGAGCAAACGGCGAAAAGCATGGAACTTCACCCTCGTTCTCGCCGTAACAGTGGCATTCTTCTCAGC CATCGTCATGCAAATGGTCCTATGGCAACAAATGATCATCGACATGCACGTAACCTACGACCAACTGAACTACGGCGTCGCCTTCAACTCAGCCGGTCTCGCCCTCGGAAgtttcctcttcatcccacTCGCTCGAAAATACGGTTCCCGTCCATGCTATATCCTCTCCACTGGTCTTATGGCTGCTGTCTCGTGGTGGAGTGGCAGGATGGAGACGGTGGGGGAGATGTATGTCACGAATTTCCTCTCGGGTCTTGCTGCGAGTATCAATGAGACCATTTCGGAGATCACG CGAGGTACAGCAAATGGGTTTTATATCATGGCTGTCATGGTCGGTCAATTCGTCTGTCCCTGCATCGTGGGTGTCCAAGCAGCAGCTCAAGACTGGCGATGGATATACTACACCACCGGCATCGTCCTGAccgtcctcttcctcctcttcatcttcttctttgaaGAGACAAAGTTCATCCCCGTCACAATTGGAGAAACACGTAATACCTCAAGTCAAGGCACACCTTCACTCAAGAACCCGAAGGATGACCCAACACAAGCCGACATCCAAGACTCGGACCTCAACTCAGAGACTCACCCACCCCGACTCACATACAAACAACGAATGCGCTTCATAACACGCACAGACGAACCCCTTTGGCGTAATTACCTCGTACCCCTCAAGATGTTCCTCTTTCCCCACGTCCTCTTCTCAGCCCTTCAGGTAGCTAGCTGCGTCGCttttctcatccttctcacaTCATCTATATCCATGATCTTTTCCGCACCGCCATATAACTTTAACACAGCAGGCGCGGGCCTCATGTCTCTCGGTCCGTTTGTGGGAAACTTCCTGGGAAGTGTCTATGGTGGTGTGCTTGGTGATTGGGTTGTTGTCAAGTTGGCCAAGAGAAACAAGGGGATTTTTGAGCCGGAGATGAGGTTGTATATTCTTTTGTTGCCGGCGCTTCTTATGGGTGGGGgacttgttctctttggGATATCTGCTGATAAG GGCTGGCACTGGATCTATCCTAGTATTGGCGGTGCCAtgtttggctttggcatGGCATCCATGATTGATATATCATGCACCATTGTCATCGACATCTACCAAACC CTCACAGCAGAGGCCTTCATCTCTGTTACGTTCATCCGCAACATCCCCTCCATTGGAGTTCcctttggtgttgttggctggATATCATCCATCGGCATCTCAaaactcttcatcatcagcggATGCATCGCTACTCTTGTTTGTCTGTTGTTTATCCCCTGCGCTATCTGGGGTCGACGTGTTCGCGAAAACACATGGCAGATGTATCAGTCTGTACGGGAGTTGAAGGGAGCAGCTCGACACTAA